Proteins from one Diprion similis isolate iyDipSimi1 chromosome 3, iyDipSimi1.1, whole genome shotgun sequence genomic window:
- the LOC124416798 gene encoding uncharacterized protein LOC124416798, with the protein MADWAQFNGQTDTISHGSSNDNGIPNAKNHLEASINGDHRSQVAKYNGNVKASSEPSEADDDKEDESDSACRDAGDSHSAAILNEKPFEKEGFHYTFENGVISDCEGEEILDENDVNLEESGGRIREEARLELVQAQNSPKRPNSLFKDEVSSPRHQSLDEAARICNDKSRLYLDGGAMTRRRAGSAEKLVSRKSPRDDKQVHHVQFNKDSKQCSEEPHPSPSASISTSSSSSSEDNSSLVAQFSEARPPDGGWGWVVVAASFVVNLIADGITFSFGVIYVEFLNYFEEGKSKTAWIGSLFMAMPLLSGPIASFLTDRYGCRRVSIAGSILATSGFVVSSFTNSMGLLIFTFGVIAGFGLSLCYVAAVVIVAYYFDKKRSFATGLSVCGSGIGTFIFAPLTQYLLVEYGWRGTTLILAGLFFNLAVCGCLMRDLEWTTTRAKAKTAERRKNRERKRSKIQSSSADSFSGTSSAKPNNNQTSHDLKRNFTSASAVGISIDNEREDAHGKKFSSLVNLPTFVKNGEKVPLEVLELLSTHKNVYNVLLQNYPSLLISSRSFSDSGRFHEQMDTIASDRFITGSNEQMDSKDSETAKSAGALDVGHHQVTETPKTTRDQETTANQDSRHHLDAAYLWWLKKTQPDCPSQRAAMLDHTASRRLPTAYFKDIRVHRHSLTYRGAMLNIKRYRLRASSCPDIYRNSMTTIAKTKMVWYAGLWEFWDLIVDMLDFSHFSDLRFLLFAISNFLLYTWYDVPYVYLTDNAIEVGFSEKDASYLISVIGIVNMVGEIILGWAGDRAWVNASLVYAVCMGLCGAVTALIPLVVHNYYGLCAIAGAFGLFIAANYSLTSIILVELITLERFTNAYGLLLLVQGVANLIGPPLAGWLYDITGTYDLSFYLSGFFIALSGGLLVIVPLIEKYREWKAGSWEEVTPEVTSQEFEKMNSV; encoded by the exons ATGGCTGACTGGGCGCAGTTCAACGGTCAAACAGACACCATATCTCACGGCTCGTCGAATGACAACGGTATACCCAATGCCAAAAATCATCTAGAGGCGTCGATCAACGGAGATCACCGATCACAAGTGGCCAAGTATAATGGAAACGTCAAAGCTTCCAGCGAGCCGAGCGAAGCGGACGATGATAAGGAGGATGAAAGCGACTCTGCGTGTCGCGACGCCGGTGACAGCCATTCGGCGGCGATTCTTAACGAAAAACCGTTCGAGAAGGAGGGATTCCATTACACTTTCGAAAACGGTGTGATATCCGACTGCGAAGGCGAGGAGATCCTGGACGAAAACGATGTCAACCTGGAAGAATCAGGTGGAAGAATCCGAGAGGAAGCCAGGCTGGAATTAGTCCAAGCCCAGAACTCCCCGAAGCGACCGAACAGCCTCTTCAAAGACGAGGTTTCCAGCCCGCGTCACCAATCCCTCGACGAAGCTGCCAGGATCTGCAACGACAAGAGTCGTTTGTACCTTGACGGTGGAGCGATGACCAGGCGGCGTGCGGGCAGCGCCGAAAAATTGGTCAGTAGAAAATCACCCAGGGACGACAAGCAGGTACACCACGTCCAGTTCAACAAGGACTCGAAGCAGTGCTCCGAGGAACCACATCCTAGCCCAAGTGCTTCGATATCGACATCCAGCTCGAGCAGTTCGGAGGACAATTCGAGTTTGGTGGCTCAGTTCTCCGAGGCCAGACCGCCGGACGGTGGTTGGGGATGGGTCGTGGTCGCAGCCTCCTTCGTCGTGAACCTGATCGCCGATGGCATCACCTTCTCATTCGGCGTTATATACGTTGAGTTCCTCAACTACTTCGAGGAGGGTAAATCGAAGACCGCATGGATCGGGAGTCTCTTCATGGCGATGCCGTTGCTCTCGGGACCGATAGCCAGCTTCCTGACGGACAGGTACGGGTGCAGGCGGGTCAGCATAGCCGGCAGCATACTCGCCACGAGCGGCTTCGTCGTCAGCTCGTTTACCAACTCGATGGGCCTGCTGATATTCACCTTTGGTGTTATCGCCGGCTTTGGCTTGTCCTTGTGCTACGTAGCCGCTGTCGTAATAGTCGCCTACTACTTCGACAAGAAACGTTCATTCGCCACCGGACTCTCAGTCTGCGGAAGCGGCATCGGAACCTTCATATTCGCCCCGCTGACACAGTACTTGCTTGTTGAGTACGGCTGGCGCGGGACGACTCTCATACTCGCTGGACTCTTCTTCAATCTTGCGGTATGCGGATGTCTCATGCGTGATCTCGAGTGGACGACGACGAGGGCCAAGGCGAAGACTGCCGAGAGGCGGAAAAaccgcgagagaaaacgatccAAGATACAGAGTTCAAGCGCTGACTCCTTCTCAGGAACGAGCTCGGCTAAACCAAACAACAACCAGACCTCCCATGACCTCAAACGGAACTTCACCTCGGCCAGTGCGGTCGGCATATCCATTGACAACGAGCGCGAGGACGCTCATGGTAAGAAGTTCTCCAGTCTAGTCAATCTGCCGACATTTGTCAAGAATGGTGAGAAGGTACCGCTCGAAGTGCTCGAGCTATTGAGCACCCATAAGAACGTCTACAATGTTCTACTGCAGAACTATCCCAGTCTTCTGATATCGTCGAGGAGCTTCAGCGATTCAGGCAGATTTCACGAGCAGATGGACACCATAGCGTCGGATAGGTTCATCACTGGTTCCAACGAGCAAATGGATTCTAAGGACTCGGAGACAGCCAAGTCCGCCGGTGCTCTAGACGTAGGACACCATCAGGTCACCGAGACTCCCAAAACGACCAGGGATCAGGAAACTACCGCTAACCAAGACTCGCGGCATCATTTGGACGCTGCGTATCTTTGGTGGCTCAAGAAAACTCAGCCTGATTGTCCCTCTCAAAGGGCAGCTATGCTCGATCATACCGCCTCGCGGAGGCTGCCGACCGCATACTTCAAGGACATCAGGGTTCATCGGCACAGTCTTACCTACAGAGGAGCCATGCTGAATATCAAGCGGTATCGTCTTCGCGCATCGAGCTGTCCTGATATTTATAGAAACTCGATGACTACCATagcaaaaacgaaaatggTCTGGTACGCCGGACTATGGGAGTTCTGGGATCTCATTGTCGACATGCttgatttttcacacttttctgATCTCAGGTTTCTTCTATTTGCTATTAGCAATTTCTTACTGTACACTTGGTACGATGTTCCATATGTTTATCTAACCGACAATGCTATCGAGGTTGGATTCAGCGAGAAGGATGCCTCCTATCTCATATCGGTTATCGGGATCGTCAACATGGTTGGCGAG ATAATCCTTGGCTGGGCCGGAGATCGTGCTTGGGTGAACGCATCCCTGGTTTATGCGGTTTGTATGGGTCTTTGCGGAGCCGTAACCGCGCTGATTCCTCTGGTAGTTCACAATTATTACGGCCTCTGCGCAATAGCCGGTGCATTCGGACTGTTCATAGCCGCAAATTACAGCCTGACCAGTATAATCCTCGTCGAGTTAATCACCCTGGAAAGATTCACCAACGCTTATGGTCTCCTGCTGTTGGTTCAGGGCGTCGCCAATCTCATCGGTCCACCGCTTGCTg GTTGGCTGTACGACATCACGGGGACTTACGATCTCTCCTTTTATTTATCCGGATTCTTCATTGCCCTCAGCGGGGGTCTTTTAGTTATCGTGCCGTTGATTGAGAAATATCGCGAATGGAAGGCCGGAAGCTGGGAGGAAGTTACTCCCGAAGTGACGAGCCAGGAGTTCGAGAAAATGAACAGCGTTTAG